A single window of Pseudarthrobacter defluvii DNA harbors:
- a CDS encoding DUF3040 domain-containing protein has translation MPMSNEERRLLKELELGLIADDPHLAMELLSGYPARRFPAGLLPGMAVALIGVVLIVAGVGLPAPGAVVLGVLLLGLGACLLLGSTVLARSAGRQPTG, from the coding sequence ATGCCAATGTCCAATGAGGAACGACGCCTGCTCAAAGAGCTGGAACTCGGACTGATCGCGGACGATCCCCACCTGGCCATGGAGCTGCTGTCCGGTTATCCGGCCCGGCGTTTCCCGGCAGGCCTGCTCCCGGGGATGGCAGTGGCGCTGATCGGCGTGGTGCTCATTGTTGCTGGCGTGGGGCTTCCGGCGCCGGGCGCGGTGGTGCTAGGGGTTCTGCTGCTGGGGCTGGGCGCCTGCCTGCTGCTGGGCTCCACTGTGTTGGCCCGGAGCGCCGGGAGGCAGCCCACCGGGTAA
- the malQ gene encoding 4-alpha-glucanotransferase, translating into MTDSDQQQAQRPALPADPPAAAPDPVDPHLLQQLADAHGVGTSFQGWDGLPHSVAESTLIKVLAALGIDAHTNQHIEAALAEAELAPWRRMLPPAVVIKQGEPAQVPVHVRDGATARLAITLEGGAGSRDAAQQDLWVQPREVDGVSRGRATFLLPEDLPLGWHTLHAESEGATATATLVVTPPRLATARSLEERRGWGLATQLYSVRSKRSWGIGDFADLADLAAISGDRGADYVLVNPLHAAEPVPPVQPSPYSPSTRRFFNPLYIRIEAIPELAYLRPRKRAALEKLHEEAARLNKEGARLDRDAVFAAKLQALEMLYHTRRSPARQAAFDEFCRLSGKGLEDFALWSAIREDLAPGDPLWKDPAYAIGTPEAEALREKLADRIGFHRWLQWICDEQLENAQRTALRSGMRLGVVHDLAVGVDHSSADAWTLRGVLAPNISVGAPPDMYNQQGQDWGQPPWHPARLAEAGYQPFRNMLANVLRHAGGIRVDHILGLFRLWWIPMGNAPGDGAYVRYDHEALIGILALEAHRAGAVVIGEDLGTFEPWVRDYLAARGILGTSILWFEYDGDSPLAPEKYRTQALASVNTHDLPPTAGYLAGDHVGLRSRLGLLERSEQEERAEHNASLEKMFALLRERGYLSEGGAAPGQATEEHTIEALHLLLAQAPSVLLGVALVDAVGERRVQNQPGTTEELYPNWQVPLGGPDGRPVYLDDLPANKRFNSLLAAVEGALHRQ; encoded by the coding sequence ATGACGGATTCAGACCAGCAGCAAGCACAACGGCCGGCTTTGCCCGCAGACCCTCCCGCTGCTGCCCCTGATCCCGTTGATCCGCACCTTCTGCAGCAGCTGGCTGATGCCCATGGCGTCGGTACGTCCTTCCAGGGTTGGGACGGCCTTCCGCACTCCGTCGCCGAATCAACACTGATCAAGGTGCTCGCAGCCCTCGGCATTGACGCCCACACCAACCAGCACATCGAAGCCGCCCTGGCGGAGGCGGAACTGGCTCCTTGGCGGCGGATGCTGCCGCCCGCCGTCGTCATCAAGCAGGGTGAACCCGCCCAGGTGCCCGTCCATGTCCGGGACGGCGCGACCGCGCGGCTGGCCATCACCCTCGAAGGGGGTGCCGGGTCACGGGATGCAGCCCAGCAGGATTTGTGGGTGCAGCCGCGGGAGGTCGACGGCGTCTCCAGGGGACGTGCCACATTCCTCCTTCCCGAGGACCTGCCGCTGGGCTGGCACACACTGCACGCGGAGTCCGAAGGTGCCACGGCAACCGCAACTTTGGTGGTGACCCCGCCGCGGCTGGCCACGGCACGGTCCCTGGAGGAGCGCCGGGGCTGGGGGCTCGCCACCCAGCTGTATTCGGTCCGCTCCAAGCGGTCGTGGGGCATCGGTGACTTTGCCGATTTGGCAGACCTGGCGGCCATCAGCGGTGACCGGGGCGCCGACTACGTCCTGGTCAACCCGCTCCATGCCGCGGAGCCGGTTCCGCCGGTCCAGCCCTCGCCCTACTCGCCCTCCACCCGCCGGTTCTTCAACCCGCTGTACATCCGCATTGAAGCCATTCCGGAGCTGGCATACCTGCGGCCGCGGAAACGTGCGGCGCTGGAAAAGCTCCACGAGGAGGCCGCCCGCCTGAACAAGGAAGGCGCGCGGCTGGACCGGGACGCTGTATTCGCGGCGAAGCTGCAGGCGCTGGAGATGCTCTACCACACGCGCCGTTCCCCCGCCCGTCAGGCCGCCTTCGATGAATTCTGCCGCCTGTCCGGGAAGGGTCTGGAGGACTTCGCCCTCTGGTCAGCCATCCGCGAGGACCTTGCACCGGGCGATCCGCTTTGGAAGGACCCGGCGTACGCCATTGGGACACCGGAGGCGGAGGCGCTCCGGGAGAAGCTGGCGGACCGGATCGGGTTCCACCGCTGGCTGCAATGGATCTGCGACGAGCAGCTGGAAAACGCCCAGCGCACAGCCCTGCGGTCCGGAATGCGGCTCGGCGTGGTGCACGACCTCGCCGTCGGCGTGGACCACAGCAGTGCCGACGCCTGGACACTTCGCGGCGTGCTGGCCCCCAACATCAGCGTGGGCGCCCCGCCGGACATGTACAACCAGCAGGGCCAGGACTGGGGCCAGCCGCCATGGCATCCCGCCCGGCTCGCAGAAGCCGGCTATCAGCCGTTCCGCAACATGCTGGCCAACGTGCTCCGGCACGCGGGCGGCATCCGGGTGGACCACATCCTGGGCCTGTTCCGGCTGTGGTGGATCCCTATGGGGAACGCTCCGGGGGACGGGGCCTACGTGCGCTACGACCACGAGGCCCTGATCGGCATCCTTGCCCTCGAGGCGCACCGGGCCGGCGCCGTGGTCATCGGTGAGGACCTGGGCACCTTCGAGCCGTGGGTGCGGGATTACCTCGCGGCGCGCGGCATCCTGGGCACGTCCATCCTCTGGTTTGAGTACGACGGTGATTCGCCCCTTGCGCCGGAAAAGTACCGTACGCAGGCGCTCGCCAGCGTGAACACCCACGACCTCCCGCCCACCGCCGGTTACCTTGCCGGGGACCACGTGGGGCTGCGGAGCAGGCTGGGGCTGCTGGAGCGGTCCGAGCAGGAAGAACGCGCCGAGCACAACGCATCCCTTGAGAAGATGTTTGCCCTGTTGCGGGAGCGCGGTTATCTGTCCGAGGGCGGTGCCGCGCCCGGGCAGGCAACTGAGGAACACACCATCGAGGCGCTGCACCTCCTGCTGGCCCAGGCGCCGTCGGTACTGCTCGGCGTGGCACTGGTGGACGCGGTGGGCGAGCGGCGGGTCCAGAACCAGCCCGGCACCACGGAGGAGCTGTATCCCAACTGGCAGGTTCCACTCGGCGGCCCCGACGGCAGGCCCGTCTACCTTGACGACCTTCCCGCCAACAAGCGGTTCAATTCCCTGCTCGCGGCGGTGGAGGGAGCCCTGCACCGCCAGTAA
- a CDS encoding putative protein N(5)-glutamine methyltransferase, translated as MRSVGCVFAEEEAALLLADAANTPDLSRNIQCRMEGVPLEHILGWAEFAGGRVVVEPGVFVPRRRTELLVNEALVLLRNDPLPAPSVVVDLCCGSGAVGAAILRHAPQVELHAADIEPSAVRCARRNLEPLGGHVHAGDLFEALPTVLRGRIQVLAVNAPYVPTEAIRTMPAEARVYEPAVSLDGGSDGLDFHRRISVEGIQWLAPDGYVIIETSQRQADSTSGILAAAGFAVRTVRSEELDGTVVVARLVAGTVGR; from the coding sequence TTGCGGTCTGTAGGCTGTGTTTTCGCCGAAGAGGAAGCCGCGCTCTTACTTGCTGACGCCGCCAACACCCCGGACCTTTCCCGGAATATTCAGTGCCGCATGGAGGGGGTCCCTCTGGAACACATCCTGGGCTGGGCGGAGTTTGCAGGGGGCCGCGTTGTGGTTGAGCCGGGCGTTTTCGTGCCACGGCGCCGCACGGAGCTGTTGGTCAATGAGGCCCTGGTCCTGTTGCGGAACGATCCGCTGCCGGCGCCCTCGGTTGTGGTGGACCTCTGCTGCGGATCCGGTGCCGTGGGAGCCGCCATCCTTCGCCATGCCCCGCAGGTGGAACTGCATGCCGCCGATATCGAACCTTCAGCCGTCCGTTGTGCGCGGCGGAACCTCGAACCATTGGGCGGCCACGTGCATGCGGGCGACTTGTTCGAAGCTCTCCCGACCGTGCTGCGCGGACGGATCCAGGTGCTCGCCGTCAACGCTCCGTACGTGCCCACTGAAGCTATCCGCACTATGCCAGCGGAGGCGCGGGTGTATGAACCTGCCGTTTCGCTGGATGGCGGTTCCGATGGCCTGGACTTTCACCGGCGGATATCCGTTGAGGGCATCCAGTGGCTGGCTCCCGACGGTTATGTGATTATCGAGACCAGCCAGCGGCAGGCGGACAGCACCTCCGGGATTCTGGCCGCAGCCGGATTCGCCGTCCGGACGGTCCGCTCGGAGGAACTGGATGGGACTGTGGTCGTCGCGCGACTCGTGGCGGGGACCGTGGGCCGGTAG
- a CDS encoding DMT family transporter has translation MSGAQHHPGAQHNPKAQFWGALAVVAASILWGTTGTAATFAPAVSPLAIGAVAMGLGGLLQALYATRHIAVQSGALLQRWRLVSLGAAAVAVYPLAFYSSMHLSGVAVGTVVSIGSAPVAAALIERFADRKPLSRQWILGALLGVGGAALLSLAGHAPAGAESAGTASTGSMAAASGPGADQWMSTAGILLGLLAGTTYALYSWAAHRLTSNGLTTRAAMGAVFGLGGLLLMPVLAVTGGPLLESWGNAGVGAYMAAVPMFAGYLLFGWGLARVGASTATSISLLETVVAAVLAVLVVGERLPALGWLGAAVVLASLFILTPRPKRPRQRPESRLRATSQPLPGGLPPGAPGQHSGAQQQAGAQPQQQNP, from the coding sequence GTGAGCGGCGCGCAACACCACCCGGGCGCACAACACAACCCGAAGGCCCAATTCTGGGGTGCCCTTGCCGTGGTGGCGGCATCGATCCTTTGGGGAACCACCGGTACGGCTGCCACGTTCGCCCCTGCCGTGAGCCCGCTGGCCATCGGTGCGGTCGCAATGGGGCTGGGCGGCCTGCTGCAGGCCCTCTACGCAACCCGGCACATCGCGGTCCAGTCAGGCGCGCTGCTCCAACGGTGGCGGCTGGTGTCACTTGGCGCCGCGGCGGTAGCCGTCTACCCTTTGGCCTTCTACAGCTCGATGCATTTGTCCGGCGTGGCCGTGGGAACGGTTGTCTCCATCGGCTCGGCCCCGGTAGCGGCGGCCCTGATCGAACGCTTCGCTGACCGGAAGCCCTTGAGCCGGCAATGGATCCTTGGCGCACTGCTGGGTGTGGGCGGGGCGGCACTGTTGTCCCTTGCCGGCCACGCCCCGGCAGGAGCCGAGTCCGCAGGAACAGCCTCCACAGGAAGCATGGCGGCGGCTTCCGGGCCGGGCGCGGATCAATGGATGTCGACGGCGGGGATCCTCCTTGGGCTGCTGGCCGGCACCACCTATGCCCTGTATTCCTGGGCGGCGCACCGGCTGACCAGCAACGGACTCACCACCAGGGCCGCCATGGGTGCGGTGTTCGGGCTGGGCGGACTCCTCCTGATGCCGGTCCTTGCTGTGACCGGCGGCCCGCTGCTGGAATCCTGGGGCAACGCAGGCGTTGGGGCGTACATGGCAGCGGTCCCGATGTTCGCCGGGTATCTCCTGTTCGGCTGGGGCCTGGCCCGGGTCGGGGCGAGCACGGCAACGAGCATTTCCCTGCTGGAAACCGTGGTGGCTGCAGTCCTGGCGGTGCTCGTAGTGGGCGAGCGGCTCCCGGCACTTGGCTGGCTTGGCGCCGCCGTCGTCCTGGCCAGCCTGTTCATCCTCACGCCGCGGCCGAAAAGGCCCCGGCAGCGCCCGGAATCGAGGCTCCGCGCGACGTCGCAGCCCTTACCCGGTGGGCTGCCTCCCGGCGCTCCGGGCCAACACAGTGGAGCCCAGCAGCAGGCAGGCGCCCAGCCCCAGCAGCAGAACCCCTAG
- a CDS encoding glycoside hydrolase family 15 protein, producing the protein MLVLVGTGAGPDGRGTKAEETFRSLLDLASPLGLFSEELDPATGAFLGNYPQALTHAAMVQAALALRDSKPTGHGN; encoded by the coding sequence GTGCTCGTTCTGGTTGGTACAGGCGCTGGCCCTGACGGCAGGGGCACAAAAGCAGAGGAAACATTCCGCTCGCTGCTGGACCTCGCGTCTCCGCTGGGGCTTTTCAGCGAGGAGCTGGACCCGGCCACCGGTGCGTTTCTCGGCAACTACCCCCAGGCCCTCACCCATGCCGCAATGGTCCAGGCCGCGCTCGCTTTGAGGGACAGCAAACCGACCGGGCACGGGAATTAG
- a CDS encoding DUF488 domain-containing protein, which translates to METLFTIGHGTASQEDFAALLLNAGVTSLVDVRIGPGSRKHPHFGKDLMAEWLPDAGIGYRWEKRLGGFRKLLPDSPDTALRNDSFRAYAGYMRTEEFLAAAAELVAGSQAARTAIMCSETVWWRCHRRLIADHCLLLAGLPVEHLMPPGKAVPHAPTKGVRVLGDELRYDAAE; encoded by the coding sequence ATGGAAACCCTGTTCACGATAGGTCACGGCACCGCCTCCCAGGAGGACTTCGCGGCGCTGCTGCTGAACGCGGGGGTAACGTCGCTGGTGGACGTCCGGATTGGGCCGGGCAGCCGCAAGCATCCGCATTTCGGCAAGGACCTGATGGCGGAATGGCTGCCCGACGCGGGTATCGGTTACCGCTGGGAGAAACGGCTGGGCGGGTTCCGGAAGCTGCTTCCGGATTCTCCGGATACGGCCCTCCGCAATGATTCGTTCCGCGCCTATGCCGGTTATATGCGTACCGAGGAGTTCCTGGCCGCCGCTGCAGAGCTCGTTGCCGGCTCCCAGGCGGCGCGGACCGCGATCATGTGCAGCGAAACCGTTTGGTGGCGCTGCCACCGCCGGCTCATCGCCGACCATTGCCTCCTGCTGGCCGGCCTGCCCGTCGAACACCTGATGCCACCGGGCAAGGCGGTTCCCCACGCTCCCACCAAGGGCGTGCGGGTGCTGGGCGATGAGCTGCGCTATGACGCCGCCGAGTGA
- a CDS encoding DUF4193 domain-containing protein: MSVDYDAPRVAPEEEPNVALEELKSDKSGRREAAPDMDETDLADSFELPGADLSNEELLIQVVPVQADEFTCMSCFLVHHRSQLAREKDGKKYCKECEG; encoded by the coding sequence ATGTCAGTTGACTACGACGCTCCGCGGGTGGCTCCCGAGGAAGAGCCGAACGTCGCACTGGAGGAGCTGAAGTCCGACAAGTCCGGACGCCGGGAGGCTGCTCCCGACATGGACGAGACGGACCTCGCGGACAGCTTTGAACTGCCCGGCGCGGACCTCTCCAACGAGGAACTCCTCATCCAGGTGGTTCCGGTGCAGGCAGACGAATTCACTTGTATGTCCTGCTTCCTGGTCCACCACCGCAGCCAGTTGGCGCGTGAGAAGGACGGCAAGAAGTACTGCAAGGAATGTGAGGGCTAG
- a CDS encoding lactonase family protein, with protein MTTGEANNNAASSIIWIGSYTPDGGGRAEGIGAVRPHQDGSLDWLGTAIEAQSPSFVAVHPTLPVVYAAAEQRKKVQAYRRLGEFRLEVQGDAQPAGEATCHVAVDPGGRFVTATCWGDGQVLLYELDADGGMAGRFPAAPSVDPHASLSPGSPRQSRAHASLTLADGRVMTTDLGHDSLRIWNYEPGTGLVADHEVVLPYGSGPRHMVEHPSGNVFIVSEYSVEVFVVRPDAGTYELIFRGPATAGGSQEGDSGAEICLGPQGNFAYAGVRGSNIISVLEVAGGGTELIPVKDFDSGGNWPRHHMVRGDWLYVAHERSDNIATFDLDPVTGLPGPVLHNLTTPSPTALVPAT; from the coding sequence ATGACCACGGGCGAAGCCAATAACAACGCAGCCAGCAGCATCATTTGGATTGGTTCGTACACTCCCGACGGAGGGGGCCGGGCGGAAGGCATCGGCGCGGTCCGCCCGCATCAGGACGGAAGCCTCGACTGGCTGGGCACGGCAATCGAGGCACAGTCGCCGTCGTTCGTGGCCGTCCACCCAACGCTGCCGGTGGTGTATGCGGCGGCCGAGCAGCGCAAGAAGGTCCAGGCATACCGGCGCTTGGGAGAGTTTCGCCTGGAGGTGCAAGGAGATGCCCAACCGGCAGGCGAAGCCACCTGCCACGTTGCCGTCGACCCGGGCGGCCGCTTTGTCACCGCAACCTGCTGGGGTGACGGGCAGGTCCTCCTTTACGAGCTGGATGCCGACGGCGGCATGGCCGGGCGGTTCCCCGCCGCACCGTCGGTTGACCCGCACGCCAGCCTTTCACCTGGCAGCCCGCGGCAAAGCCGTGCCCACGCCAGCCTGACGCTGGCTGACGGCCGCGTCATGACCACGGATCTGGGCCACGACAGCCTCCGCATCTGGAACTACGAGCCCGGCACCGGCCTGGTGGCGGACCACGAGGTGGTCCTCCCATATGGCAGTGGTCCCCGGCACATGGTGGAGCACCCCAGCGGCAACGTCTTCATCGTGTCCGAGTACTCCGTGGAGGTCTTCGTGGTCCGCCCCGATGCCGGCACGTACGAGCTGATCTTCCGGGGACCCGCAACCGCAGGCGGCAGCCAGGAGGGCGACTCCGGCGCAGAAATCTGCCTGGGCCCCCAAGGGAACTTTGCCTACGCTGGCGTCAGGGGCTCCAACATCATCAGCGTCCTGGAAGTGGCGGGCGGCGGCACCGAGCTGATTCCCGTGAAGGACTTTGACAGCGGTGGGAACTGGCCTCGGCACCATATGGTCCGGGGAGACTGGCTGTACGTGGCCCACGAACGGTCCGACAACATCGCCACCTTTGATCTGGACCCTGTCACCGGCCTGCCGGGTCCGGTGCTGCATAACCTGACCACCCCGTCACCCACCGCCCTGGTGCCCGCCACCTGA
- a CDS encoding TetR/AcrR family transcriptional regulator has protein sequence MSAAGVPASVPIGVSTPARRPARQLLLEAAARLFYANGVAATGIDTITAEAGVAKKSLYNNFSSKAELVAAYLEARHEEWLGLYRRRLEKAATPRERVLAVFDAYLDHANFAYQHGFRGCGLLNAAAELPAGDPGREAVRRHKEEVQQLLATHVAALLPRQEQRAPRIAAHLSFLLEGAMARAGLEGNDAPLQEARLIAGQLLDAL, from the coding sequence ATGTCCGCTGCAGGCGTTCCAGCAAGCGTTCCAATTGGTGTTTCCACGCCAGCCCGACGCCCTGCCCGCCAGCTGCTGCTTGAGGCGGCCGCGCGCCTTTTCTACGCCAACGGTGTCGCCGCCACCGGAATTGACACCATCACTGCTGAGGCGGGCGTGGCCAAGAAGAGCCTCTACAACAACTTCAGTTCCAAGGCCGAGCTGGTGGCTGCCTACCTGGAGGCCCGGCACGAGGAATGGCTTGGGCTCTACCGCAGGCGGTTGGAAAAGGCGGCTACCCCGCGCGAACGGGTTCTCGCAGTTTTCGACGCCTATCTGGACCATGCCAACTTTGCCTACCAGCACGGGTTCCGGGGCTGCGGGCTGCTGAACGCCGCCGCTGAGCTGCCAGCCGGCGATCCCGGAAGGGAGGCAGTGCGCCGCCACAAGGAAGAGGTGCAGCAACTTCTTGCCACCCACGTGGCCGCACTGCTGCCGCGGCAGGAGCAAAGGGCGCCACGAATTGCCGCGCACCTGTCGTTCCTGCTCGAAGGTGCCATGGCCAGGGCCGGCCTGGAGGGGAACGATGCCCCGCTGCAGGAGGCAAGGCTCATCGCCGGGCAACTGCTGGACGCCCTGTGA
- a CDS encoding alpha-amylase family glycosyl hydrolase, with the protein MLFRTPPGAPPRAHLPAMPPAGTHPASGWPAPGRAVAFRPAPGRAVAFRSAAALLAAAVALSVSVLPAHGAPGSEGPGPNTPGSTGNKSVTSPHALRGPVTDENFYFVMADRFSNGSTANDQGGLGPDPMVSGFDPTKKGFYNGGDLAGLRSKIDYIQGLGTTSIWLTPSFKNKAVQPEDKSAGYHGYWVTDFTQIDPHLGTNAELKGLIDEAHARGMKVYFDIITNHTADVIGYQEGDRKGYVSKDAVPYKTASGEAFDDRDYAGTGTFPKLDMNTSFPYKPLLAPGEENLKVPAWLNDPTLYHNRGDTTFTGEDSMYGDFFGLDDLFTENPKVVHGMEDIYKSWIGDFGVDGFRIDTMKHVNNEFWQEFGPNVLSYAKEHGKDEFFMFGEVFDTTKSFTSQFTTRNKMQAVLDFPFQDAARNFASKSQDAKALQTFFAGDDWYTDADSNVYELPTFLGNHDMGRIGSFIAQDNPAASDAEKVARDELAHELMYFSRGNPVVYYGDEQGFTGPGGDQDARQTLFASEVPEYLDDDLLGTNATHATDNFNPDHPLYAKIRELSALTKEHPALRNGAHQHRYASDGPGIYAFSRTDAQDQREYVVALNNSAQPQTAEIPTYIAKRSYTRIYGEGTDEVKTSGDAKLTVTVPPLSAVVYESSGRIPHSKAAPAVVLQQPAAPPADNGRINVTADVDGASFYEVTFEARTAGGQWQPIGTDDTAPYQVFHDVAALDAGTPLEYRATVLDNGGHTATSQSRQASVPAPVLTLQKPAEGSSVEGKVELSATADPEKASYVVSFERSVNGGDWTAVGRDSSSPVYSATDDVSTLADGTKVQYRAVMAGTDFSVTSGTRTVTVGQAPQPDSVTVAGSLNQAMGCTAQWDPACPQAKMVLDPADRVWRLTVDLPAGKYEYKAALNGGWDENYGADGQFNGQNIVLDHPGGRVTFRYDNSTHLLSAGYASQQPSAVAAAGSMDSELGCASDWEPACDQAQLVLDPADLVWKLTVPDLPAGSYEFKAALNKSWDVSYGAGGASPGANIVFEHDGGPATFRYDHFTHVIMAG; encoded by the coding sequence TTGTTATTCCGCACCCCTCCCGGCGCGCCCCCACGCGCCCACCTGCCAGCCATGCCGCCGGCAGGAACGCACCCCGCATCCGGCTGGCCGGCCCCCGGCCGCGCCGTCGCCTTCCGGCCGGCCCCCGGCCGCGCCGTCGCCTTCCGATCGGCGGCCGCCCTCCTGGCAGCCGCAGTCGCCCTCTCCGTTTCAGTCCTCCCGGCCCATGGCGCGCCCGGTTCGGAAGGCCCCGGGCCCAACACCCCCGGCTCCACGGGCAATAAGTCCGTAACCTCACCTCATGCGCTCCGCGGCCCGGTGACTGACGAGAACTTCTACTTCGTCATGGCCGACCGGTTCAGCAACGGCAGCACCGCCAACGACCAGGGCGGGCTTGGCCCAGATCCGATGGTTTCCGGCTTCGATCCCACCAAGAAGGGCTTCTACAACGGCGGGGACCTGGCCGGCCTGCGCAGCAAGATTGACTACATCCAGGGCCTGGGCACCACGTCCATCTGGCTGACCCCCAGCTTCAAGAACAAAGCAGTCCAGCCTGAGGACAAGTCTGCCGGCTACCACGGCTATTGGGTCACCGACTTCACCCAGATCGATCCACACCTTGGCACCAACGCCGAACTCAAGGGCCTGATTGACGAAGCCCACGCCCGCGGCATGAAGGTGTACTTCGACATCATCACCAACCACACGGCGGACGTCATCGGCTACCAGGAAGGCGACCGCAAGGGCTACGTGTCCAAGGACGCCGTCCCCTACAAGACGGCCTCCGGCGAGGCGTTCGACGACCGTGACTACGCCGGTACCGGAACCTTCCCCAAGCTGGACATGAACACCTCGTTCCCCTACAAACCCCTCCTGGCACCGGGCGAAGAAAACCTGAAGGTCCCGGCCTGGCTGAACGACCCCACGCTGTACCACAACCGCGGCGACACCACCTTTACCGGCGAGGACTCCATGTACGGGGACTTCTTCGGCCTTGATGACCTGTTCACCGAGAACCCCAAAGTAGTGCACGGCATGGAGGACATCTACAAGTCCTGGATCGGCGACTTCGGGGTGGACGGCTTCCGCATCGACACCATGAAGCACGTCAACAACGAGTTCTGGCAGGAGTTCGGCCCCAACGTCCTCAGCTATGCCAAGGAGCACGGCAAGGACGAGTTCTTCATGTTCGGCGAGGTCTTCGACACCACCAAGAGCTTCACCTCGCAGTTCACCACCCGCAACAAAATGCAGGCAGTCCTGGACTTCCCCTTCCAGGACGCCGCCCGCAACTTCGCCTCCAAGAGCCAGGACGCCAAGGCGCTGCAGACCTTCTTCGCCGGTGACGACTGGTACACCGACGCAGACTCCAACGTCTACGAGCTGCCCACCTTCCTGGGCAACCACGACATGGGCCGCATCGGCAGCTTCATCGCACAGGACAATCCCGCCGCAAGCGACGCCGAGAAGGTGGCCCGGGACGAACTGGCCCACGAGCTGATGTACTTCTCCCGCGGCAACCCCGTGGTCTACTACGGCGACGAACAGGGCTTCACCGGCCCCGGCGGTGACCAGGACGCACGCCAGACCCTCTTCGCCAGCGAGGTGCCGGAATACCTTGACGACGACCTGCTGGGCACCAACGCCACCCACGCCACGGACAACTTCAATCCGGACCACCCGCTATACGCCAAAATCCGCGAGCTGTCCGCCCTCACCAAGGAGCACCCGGCACTGCGGAACGGCGCCCACCAGCACCGCTACGCGTCGGATGGTCCGGGCATCTACGCCTTCTCCCGCACCGACGCCCAGGACCAGCGCGAATACGTAGTGGCCCTGAATAACAGCGCGCAGCCCCAGACGGCGGAAATTCCCACCTACATCGCCAAGCGCAGCTACACCCGCATCTACGGCGAAGGCACCGATGAGGTGAAGACGTCGGGAGACGCCAAGCTAACGGTGACCGTGCCGCCGCTCTCCGCCGTCGTCTATGAATCCTCAGGCCGCATCCCGCACTCCAAGGCGGCTCCCGCCGTCGTCCTCCAGCAGCCCGCAGCGCCACCTGCGGACAACGGGCGCATCAACGTGACGGCTGACGTCGACGGTGCTTCGTTCTACGAGGTCACCTTCGAAGCAAGGACCGCAGGTGGGCAATGGCAGCCGATCGGCACCGACGACACCGCGCCGTACCAGGTGTTCCACGACGTGGCGGCGCTGGACGCCGGAACGCCGCTGGAGTACCGCGCCACCGTACTGGACAACGGCGGGCACACCGCCACCAGCCAGAGCCGTCAAGCCAGCGTCCCGGCGCCCGTCCTGACCCTGCAGAAGCCGGCCGAAGGCAGCAGCGTAGAAGGAAAGGTGGAACTTAGCGCCACCGCTGATCCGGAGAAGGCCAGCTACGTGGTGTCCTTTGAACGCAGCGTGAACGGCGGAGACTGGACGGCGGTGGGCAGGGACTCGTCGTCGCCGGTGTACTCGGCAACGGATGATGTCTCCACGCTGGCTGACGGCACCAAGGTCCAGTACCGGGCCGTCATGGCCGGCACGGACTTCAGCGTCACCAGCGGCACCAGGACCGTCACGGTAGGCCAGGCGCCGCAGCCCGATTCGGTCACGGTGGCCGGATCACTGAACCAGGCCATGGGCTGCACCGCGCAGTGGGACCCGGCCTGTCCGCAGGCAAAGATGGTGCTGGACCCGGCGGACCGGGTCTGGCGGCTGACCGTGGACCTGCCTGCGGGGAAATATGAGTACAAGGCCGCGCTCAACGGCGGCTGGGACGAGAACTACGGCGCGGACGGCCAGTTCAACGGGCAGAACATCGTGCTGGACCACCCCGGCGGCCGGGTCACCTTCCGCTACGACAACAGCACGCACCTGCTCAGCGCCGGGTACGCGTCCCAGCAACCGTCCGCCGTGGCTGCCGCCGGCAGCATGGACAGCGAACTGGGCTGCGCCTCGGACTGGGAGCCAGCGTGTGACCAGGCGCAGCTGGTGCTGGACCCGGCGGACCTCGTCTGGAAGCTGACCGTTCCGGACCTGCCGGCGGGAAGCTACGAGTTCAAGGCCGCGCTGAATAAGTCATGGGATGTGAGCTACGGGGCCGGCGGGGCATCCCCGGGCGCCAACATTGTCTTCGAGCACGACGGCGGACCGGCCACCTTCCGGTACGACCACTTCACGCACGTGATCATGGCCGGCTAG